acccatgaattttttttcaagagagggagttgagaggaatgtgttgagggagagagagggaagagggaAGAGGAAGGGGTGAGAaaaattatgagaggggtattttgggtattgtcaaaaaatttggcattgttttgaaatgatttaagtgtctagcatttttttgatttagtatatctcattaagcatagaaactcaaatttccctttgcAAATGCTGTCTTtggagtttttctttttcttttttaaattaaataaataaatagaaacataataataataataataataataaaaagaaaaagggataAGAGATTAAGACCAGGGGAGAAGAACCTTGGGAGACACACTGTCCTCATTTTCTAAAATCAGCAACTTGGTTGTCAGCATAGCCCCCACTTGAAATTGGAATTCACTGAACCCAACCCAACCTATACCtattctctctattctctctccttctttacaattattattattattataattagtaAAAGTATTATACAAATACACTGCAACAACCCAAAATCCATCAAAACCAATCCCAATACTAACACCAATACCATTACCACTTCTCCTTTCTCTTTTTATCTAAATCGCATCGCTTCTATATCAACTTCCTTCTCATTTCTGTGAGGTTCATTGATTTTCTCTGGTGAAAGCAGACAAAGGTATCATcgtcgtcttcttcttcttcttcttctttcttattctcctattattatattataattggATTGGGCTGGGTCGATCTAGATTCTTCAATTGGGGATTGGATTCATGTTCATCGGTGTTGGTATATAGTAAATGAATTATGAAGTGGGTGGGGATTTAAAATCAAAAGGACATCGTTGAATCGGATCGGAGGGAGTTGCATAATATGGATCCTCGAAGAAAGATGGAGTATcaatatcatcatcatcatcatcataatggAAGCATATCAGAACCTGGGAAAGAGATTGGGAACGGAAAagggattgggattgggattgggattggtATAGGGAAAGTGGGAAGCGGTAGAAGAAGTTACTTCAGCTTGGAGTCATTGCTATTGCTGCTTTGCCTCACCGCTTCATTGCTCATTCTTCCGTTGATACTGCCGCCTCTGCCTCCGCCTCCATTCATGCTGCTGCTGCTTCCCATTGCCATTCTTGGGGTGCTTATGATCTTGGCTTTCATGCCCActgctacttcttcttcttcttcctcctctaaTCTTACTTATAGATACATCTAAGTCTAAGTCTAAATGTAAGTAAATTCCATTTATTTCTCATCAAGTACAAATTTTTGTATCTTTCAGAATCAGAATACAAATGAAACAAACAACAACTTCATTCTAATATCTCCATGTATCTGTTTCCTATGTATATATAAATCATTTCTATATTATTAACAGCAATGCATTACCAGTTGAACATccaaaatctctctctctctctatcttggaTTTTGGATTTTGAAATTTGGAATGTGTGTGCGCTCTGTAGCCCAAATGGGTTTCCACATCCACAATGAATGTCAAAGACCAGAACTTCGAAGAAGAAATAAAGACTTTAAGTCTAGTGGAGTGCCCACCAAAGGCAAATGCCCTTTCAAGTTTTGAGGTTAAAATgctaatattaattaaacttgaATTTAAGTGTAGCTAGTCGAGAGGAATAGAAGGCCATTCATAATTACATTATATGCATTAACATAATGAACATTTTCATAATCCAATTTTTGTTATAAGAAAATCAAAACCATTTATTTATAGATTAAGATTTCAAAGTCATGGATAAACATATTCTTATAATTATCAAAATATGATTATGTGTGCTAATCTCATCTCTATCTAATTTGATTCATGACTGTTATCCATATGGAGTACCATTACTTGAGCCAGCCTAATGCATTAACAATCTAAAGTATACATCTCAACCAACCATACGCGATATAACATTAACTAATGGATTTAGACATTTAGTATAGCACATGTTAAGTATAGCACAAGATCGGAGAACTTTCGTCTTAAATCATATCATTATTACATGGAATTGGACATTTAGTATTGCATTTAAGATCGGTCTACATGCTATGTTactgttaaatcaaataattgtgaaaggtaaaaaaaaaatggcattccCATACCAAATTTAGCATCTGCACAAATAAGTACGATTCCAATATCATGATGCATCTAGTATTTATTGTACCAAATGTAATCCAAACTTCGTAACTTGTTATGACGAAGTAGATACAAGTATATTTTAAAAGAGTACACAACTCAAAAGAATTTGCTTGATTTTGCATTTTTATAGGTGTACTAAAGTTTGAAAGAGATGACATTgaggagagaaaagaaaaaagaacgaTATACAAATCCATCGTCATCATCATGACATCATGTTTCAACTCACCTCCTACAAGCACATCCATGTTATGATACTATATATGCCATATAAAAGGTGCAGTACGTAAAACATTGGTGAAGAAAACTGACAAACTTTAGCTTTTGCCACCACCGGAACCCACCCTATAACTTTATTATCTCTTCTTACATACTATAGTATATATCAGGGGGTAACCGCGAAAATCCAAAACACCTCAAGCTAAAATTCTTGCTAATAAGCGACTCTTAACGGATGAATGAAGCAAAAATGGAGGAAGATGATGCTCTAAAACGGCCAGGAGCTCTCTGCCCTGGCTCACCTCTTTTAAGACCCTGCCATCGAGTCTTCTCACAGCTTCAACAAGCTGCCCTCTTAGCCTTTGCGATAACAAACAGCCGCCCGCCTCAACACACTCCCTGTACAGCGGCAGGTAAGCAATTGTCACCCTTAGAGGGGCTGGAAGGTCTCTCAAGCAAATAGGACACCCACTCCACTTCAAAATCCTCACAATGTTCGTGTAGTGTTCTTGTCCTTGCCTCAATCCATCCAAGAAAGCTGCCTGAGACCAGTGCTCCCGCAGAAAACCCTTCAGTTTGGGAGCAACAGCCTCGTCGTCTGACCTAGCAATGACATCAGCAACAGCGTAAGTAGCTGTGGGATCACCTAAGAAGTCAGAACGGAGGAGAAATGCCACACCATCCAGCGAGCCACCACTTCGTTCACCAGCAGCCTTGAGAATTTCAATGCTCAGGGCTTCAAGGACATGTTGAGGAACACGAGGAAGAAGATATGCAGCAACATCAACTTGGCTACTAGAAGTTGCAGCTGTTAGGGCAAGACAAAGCTCCATGTCTCGACAACCCCTTTTCATAAACCACTCAACTACCTGCATACAACCCCTCTCTGCCGCTCTCATCAAAGGGCCCAAGAAAGCTATGGCATTACCCTCTTCCACGAGACACTCCATGGTGCCAATCTTGCAGTAATGAGAAGCAAAGGCCAATGCTAGGTCAACATCAACATCCAAGCTATTTCTTTGGGCAATCTGCAAACATAGGATTTTCAAATAAAttagatacatatatatatatatatatatatatcaaaatgtGCCTTTCCAGAGAGATGGATATTATCCATATGTTCCTAGATTAGGGTCAGCAACAGTGGGGGAGGGGGAAACTTTAACCAGTCTCATTCTCAGGTATTCGCAAATCATTTGGTAATCTTAAATGACATCAAATACAATGCTCTTTTAAATTCTTGCTACTGCGTACTATTTGCATTACATTTTTAGCATGAGATTATCAGCTGAGGAgctaaacaaaaatataaatatatatttaacatTGGAAGATCACAGTTCCAATCAAACAACTATGTTAGTCAAGAAAATAATGCTTATTGATGCTATTCTAAATCTCTCTAAATCCCGCCACCAAAGCAGTAAAAGAGAAAATGGCTCGAGACACATATTCACTGACTGCATGAGACATGTTGTTTAATTCTGTTGCCTGCAGTCTTGCACAACTATATTTCGTTAGTAAGCATCTTGGGAATAGATAGACCTGATTTTTTTTAGATCGGTTTATTCCATATTTTTTTTGCAGAAAGCCACTGATTCCCTTTGTATTTGTAAGGTTGAATCAAACAATTAATGCAATCATTtaaagttccaaaaaaaaaaactgaaaggTTCCTTGTCTTTAATTACGCCTGAAAACTAATACTAAAATCATAGAAAATTACCCAAGAGGGGGTAGGGGGAAcagggaaagaagaaaaaaaaagtacatAATCGAGATTTATAGAGACATAAGACTCGTATTACCTGCAATAAAATCCGCACAAGCTGCGTACTCCCAAAGCGAGAAGCTTCAAGAAAACACTGATTGACGTTGTCTGCACCTCCTTCTACTAACATACCCAGCAAACCATGGACGGCTGTTGCAGAAATGCCAGATGCCCAGCTAGGATCAAATGAGCTAGAGAATAGAGTTAGAGGAAAGCATGCAGCATCAAAGGCCTCGGTGAAGTCCTTTCCTGTAAGTTGATTTCCAGCAAGATCTAGGAAGGTCTTAAAAGCAGTTAACTGGAGTTGTATCTCAACAGCTGAACTGTGCCCAACCCTATCCTTATTCTCCTGACAACGGGAATGGCAATCAATACATTTTAGTGCCCATTCAGTAAACTTCTGAAACTTAGCACCAGCTTCCGCCTTCAAGATTTCATCTCCATTGCATTCATGCAGACGCTCATGCAACctgttttaaaaaaaacaaaaaaaaacaggTACATGAATGAATTACAGACTAGGCTTGCACCTACAAGTACACTTATCCACAACACAAATTCTTTATATAGCAATAGAATATCAACCGCTTTCATATAATTATTGATTGAATATAAACGCATGCATTCTTTTTCAGAAAAGCTGTATAAATGAATACGAACCATTTCTTCTTCTCACTACGGATGTGTCTTTGACAATGGATTTTAAGatggaaaaagagaaaaaagcaCATATAGAATTGTGgctaaaacaaataataaatagaaagaaagaaagaatgaatgaatgaatgattCTGCAAAGACAAGAAAGCGTAAGAGTATTACCTTTGAGCCATTATAGTGACTGTGGCAGCTGGAGTCATTGTTCGGCTGTGGCAGGCAGAGACACACGAGGCAAGAAACGAAGTCCGAAGAGCAGCTCTTGTGAAATCATAAGCACCATTGGCGATGATGTTGTGAATTAAACCTGTTATACCATCGAGCTCTTGCTGTGTGGTCAAGAACCAGATGGAATCCAATGTAATGCACAAAGCATCATTAAGAGCTTGTGGATCAGCCAGTGAAATTAAGCTCTGAGCGAGGTTCCAATCATAAGAACTCACTGCACCCTGAAACAAGCGGCCGAACTCAATCCTTTCCTGCCGACTGAGCTTCTTTTTTTCATGCCCAGATTGAAAAGAGTCTCTCACAGCAACACTAGATTTCAGTTTCCTAGCATTGCAACTACAGCCGGAACCGCTGTTTATTCTGGAGTCCTTCATTCCTTGACTCTCCAAACCATCCTCTTCTGTATCCCTTTCTGCATATATGGGGTCAGACTCCATCAGACCACCGCCAAACCCCTCCTCCTCCTCGTCCGGCACAGCGGATACCATATCCTTTTTCATCCAATTCAATTCAATTCAACCTTTTTCCCCTGgatgatctctctctctctctctctctctctctctctatatatatatatatatataaatatatatttatattaacaaAATTTCCAAGCAGCAGAACGAAACATCCTAAAAAAAATAGGGAAAAGTGGAACAGTTGAGTTTGAGATGCAAATCCCCCAAAGTAAAACCCTaaattaagaagaagaaaaaaagggaGGGTCTGGTGAGAATCAGACAGGAGACATGTGCTTCGAAAATAGAACAATCTGAAATCCAGCAAAAAGGGTTTGATGAGCATGGATGGATGTCAGCATTTGATTTgatttcatgtaatttacattttaataaattgaaaagaagagaaagaaaagcAGGGAaaattaaagagagagagagtgagagaacaAACCTATTCCTGTTGAATGTTGATTGAATTGGTTTTTGGAGATgccggagagagagagagtgagtgtgTCTGGTATGGGTGTGAGGCAATCAAATAAAAGCTCCtcctttattcttcttcttcgCTTATCAATTTATTATAGAATatttacatttattatatttgttCGGAGTGTTGTCaggaaattatataaatatataatagtaAAGTTAGAAAGGATATTCTAATAAGAGAGATCGGAGTCGGAGGTGGTGGTGGTGAATAGAAGAGGAGGAGAGTCGACCAGACCAGAGCACACTTTCAAAAGTCtccaaacaaaacaaaacaaaacaaaataaaagctGGTATAGTTTAGTATCTGAATCTCATTTTATATTGGTACAGTATACTAATcctaatcatattataatatttccaATAACTTAGAAAAATAATTGATTGGtaagatatttttaaaaataaaatttaaattaagattttaattttatgatttaaaattaaaatcaagaaaattattttttctctaatgttaaattattatattataaaattttacaaatctattacttttttatatttttagattcTCTACTAATTACATATTCAatattttaaaacttaaaaataatttttagatattgaaccaatcacattttcaaaatatgttttcagaatataaattcatatttatatttcagAAATACACTTTTTGAAAATGAAGTTTTCTAATCGTGAattaatcatgtctttaaaaactttatgaatttatattataaaattttacaaatctatcacttttttatatttttagattcTCTACTAGttacatattcaattttttaaaacttaaaaataatttttagatattgaaccaatcacattttcaaaacATGTTTTCTGAATATAaattcatatttatatttcagaaatacaattttgaaaatagagttttctaatcgcgaattaatcatgtctttaaaaacTTTATGAATTTATATCATAAAATTTTACAAATCtatcaattttttatatttttagattctcaattacatattcaatttttttaaacttaaaaataatttttaaatattgaaccaatcacattttcaaaacatgttttcaaaatataaattcATATTTGTATTTCAGAAATACACTTTTTGAAAATagagttttctaatcgcgaattaatcatgtctttaaaaacTTTAAGatgattttgaaaataaaattcaaattagtATTCTAATTTTGTattctaaaataaaaaacaagaaaATCATTTTTTTCTCTGATTTCAAATCAATGTATCTTAAAATCCTACAAATCTattacttttttatatttttagattctctaccaatcacatattcatttttttaaaactcaaaatcaatTTTCAGATACTGAACTAataacattttgaaaatatattttcagactacaaattcaaatttttatttcagaaatatactttttaaaaatatatttttccaattGTGAACTAATCAAGCAAGCAAAGGCAAACGCGCAACAACAGCCACAACCTCTCGCTCATTACTTtggttttttgttttgtttttgttcatTCCGGCTGGGTCTCACTCCCATTCTCTCTCTCCAATCAATCATTACATTACACACTTGTGTGTTTATTACTATTTTTGGTTCCTCCACTTGcttctcttatttttcttttttctttgcaAACATACCTAAATCTTTCACTTTTTAACACTAAAATaccttaaaaaaaatttaaaaattaaaatatctatTAACTATCGTCCAAGTCATGGTGTAATATGCCataaaaatcatataaaaaaatagaataattatataaagttaaaatatattaaaataaactttCCAAACTTAAAATTcagattaaatattaaattaaaacttACATAAAAGGGATAAATGTCGCAAAATTACCAAATATTTGACATTTATACACAGAATAGACTCAATCTTTGTTTTCCAGAAAAAGTACACAATGTTAGTAAAATAATAATTTCGTCCAATTCTATCACTACAAGTTACGTTAGTTTCTTTTTGAATACACGTGTAAGGCTCAACTTAAATCCccttttaatttcttttaaaaccattttaaaatacaatttaagtctttttttttacaaactaatttatgagattaatttgatttatttttaaaatcctatataataaaaaatatattttaattaaagattaaaagaaaaacataacctAGCCTGCACATATTATACCAAAATATATGATATTTCCCCAAAGCAAAGGATacattcttcttcttcctttcttttcttgTCTTTACGGCAACCATAGTAACTCGATGTCAAGCAATGGGCCTGCGACACGAATGGCACCAACAACTCACCCTCGTTGTTGTGAGCACCCTACCAGAGTTTGGTGTGTCGAACTAAGCTCCAGGTCGTGCGTAGCCCACAAGGACAACTAGCGTTAGTTTCTACCATGGTTGACAACAATATAGGCAGATTTGAATGCAACCATTGTTAGAAATGGAGTCCCTGCAATGAGTAGAGCACGATCCATGGGAGGACCGGCTCCATTTGTCACCAAAGACAACGGAGGAGCTCCGCTAGAGATGTAGCTCTTAGGCCCCTATTCAGCTAACTCTCCATTTCCTCTTCTCACTGCGTCTTGACCCTCCGATCATCCACTCCATTCTTTCTAACCAAACCCATTGTTTTCTCTCCCCTCCGCAAGACCCATCTTCAGATCCAAATAATGCTACTATTGCTTCCTCATCTTCTATGATCGTATAGTCATCGCCATTGGATTAGTGGTGAGGTTCTTCATCGCCATTGGGTTGGGGTGTAAAAACAAGTTCTTCAAACttgtttttttcttcagattttttatatgctttttatatgttTCTGATCTGGTTTTGGTCGGATTTCTTTAAGGTTTTGTGTATAGTTTGATAATTTCAAACGAGAAATTTGACTATTGATGCATTAAATGGGGTACCATAGCAAAAATACCCTACCCACTGTATACATATGCATTTGATCCTAGTATTTACAttacttccaaaaatacccctctcatttgTTTCCCACTTTCTTTCTCTACTATCTCGACTCTCTCTATTCTCGATCCCGAAACCAAAATCCCCAAAAACTCTCACTCTCCTTTCGCACATTCACTGTGGCtttgtcttccacgaccacggCAGCACAGAAAGTGGCAAGAaacctgtaacgtcccaaatttcctaataaggcttaggaccttgattagagggtcaggatgacaaattacagaattatgtgatattatgtgcaattatgtgattacatgcatggttatgtgagttatataattacatgatgataattgcatgcatgtgggcccacttcttataagaagagcattttcgtaattttggctgtTCAGagtgtaattgtatatttatgtgcatgtatgcgatatatggatgagaccacattattatgtggatatggttgagctattcagcatgagacgactctaggatgcaagttagcgatttggtcataatgggattaattactggctcggggtgagcctaggggtaaattggtgtttagtatATTGCCGGGAATGAgctggtaatgggatatgatttattaattattgaggatattgagaataatgggaattggaggacgttaattatgattaacgggataggtggtaACTGTTTTGCCCTTGATGGCTTTGAAGGTTTTAacttggccctaggggcattttggtcattttgaccaatGGATATGCTTAAGGTTAGAAGGTTGTAGAGGGTTTAAGGCTGAAAATAGAgggttctctttctctctctctcggttgggaTTTTGAAGCAAGCAAGAGATTTAAGGCTTAAGGATTAAAGCTTGAGAGTTTAGGCTAGCGATCAGCAGCTGAAGGGGGTTCAATTCATAATTGATGTAAGGTTTTTAGCTTGAAATTTATGAGTTTTTACCATGTTTTGAGATAGTTTATAAGCTTGAGATTTTGATCTTAAGTTTGGGTGTTGGATGATGTTTTGAGtgttttaaagcttgggttttgttgtttgaATGGTAGTGATGTTGTGGTGATGACTAATTATgatattgggattggtttgatgagttttggttAAGGTTTAGATTGaaaaaaatgcaggggagctaggttcgtggggtcaagtcgcgaccgagttcatgcaagtcagAACTTGAAGGTTTTCCAGAGCCTCCCTTGGGCTCTGTCAagtaggcgcgccgcgacccacagggtcaagtcgcggccctcctgcaatgccccaaatttcctaataaggattaggaccttgattaggaggccgggagggccataattgatttattacagtatttaatgattatatgcatgtttacgtgaattaaattattatatgatggtgaattcatgcatatgggctcatatgttaactatgagggtaatttggtaatttggccactgtgggcgtaattgtatattttgggtgcatgattgtgattaattaatatagccacattataaggtgaattggttcgagctattcgacatgagacgatcatggggtgtaagtgttcggtctagtcataacgggtttaagttcggggctcggggtgagtctcggggtggaattgatgattagagcattaccgggaattaaagggtagtgggttatgatttattggtatttgggaatattgagaatagcgggaattagagaacgttaattataattaacgagattaacgggaaaggacggttttaccctcggaagcttttagaggggtttatttggcttaggggcattatggtcttttgaccctaaggatatatatgacttaggagGGCTGTATAAGAACAGAATAAAACATAGCCATTTCTTCTCCCTTCCCGTACACAATTTCCTCCATTAtctcccttggtgttcttgaggccatcttgaggttttgagctaggaatTCAAAGGGCTGAAGTTGTGGACCTAGTTTAGCTGTTAAGGAAGGTTCAAactggtttcaaggtgagttttagtcacttgtttcaggttatgctctgttttgatcTTTAAATTCTCAGCCTTTGATTCTTGATGGAAGTAtggatttaaaggggttttgGTTGATGgtatgattgggttttgatgagagtgagctaagggtgttatttgggggtttaattatatgtttggaggaggtttagggatggtttgagggactggtttgagaggaaagaacACAGGGAAAAAACTGGTTCGTGTATGGTCGGTTGctggtctgggctgagcgccgcggcccttggcgtttgaCAGAGGGGatccctctctgtttgagggtgcGCCGCGGCgtagcaggggagggccgcggcccttaaggccattttaaccaaaaacatgtttttaagcttggggattcaagccataggcctcagggttgtacctagtacccggttaagtggggattgatgtcccagaggctggatattgatttgggaacttatgttgatcatttttattgatggtaccttatatttggttatgactaggtgaccgctagaGGACTAAAagtagatcgttctcaagggtcgttcttttaatcgttctagctcgactttgaggtaagaaaccTGCACCCTGtgtaaacgtgacatgcatggctattatgatgcatgttggttgattactgagtgtgacatgcgtggttattattgatgcatgtcagttgattattatgtatgacatgcatggttattcttgatgcgtgTTAGTGGACTATTAAACGtggcatgca
This genomic interval from Humulus lupulus chromosome 8, drHumLupu1.1, whole genome shotgun sequence contains the following:
- the LOC133796592 gene encoding ankyrin repeat protein SKIP35-like, which produces MKKDMVSAVPDEEEEGFGGGLMESDPIYAERDTEEDGLESQGMKDSRINSGSGCSCNARKLKSSVAVRDSFQSGHEKKKLSRQERIEFGRLFQGAVSSYDWNLAQSLISLADPQALNDALCITLDSIWFLTTQQELDGITGLIHNIIANGAYDFTRAALRTSFLASCVSACHSRTMTPAATVTIMAQRLHERLHECNGDEILKAEAGAKFQKFTEWALKCIDCHSRCQENKDRVGHSSAVEIQLQLTAFKTFLDLAGNQLTGKDFTEAFDAACFPLTLFSSSFDPSWASGISATAVHGLLGMLVEGGADNVNQCFLEASRFGSTQLVRILLQIAQRNSLDVDVDLALAFASHYCKIGTMECLVEEGNAIAFLGPLMRAAERGCMQVVEWFMKRGCRDMELCLALTAATSSSQVDVAAYLLPRVPQHVLEALSIEILKAAGERSGGSLDGVAFLLRSDFLGDPTATYAVADVIARSDDEAVAPKLKGFLREHWSQAAFLDGLRQGQEHYTNIVRILKWSGCPICLRDLPAPLRVTIAYLPLYRECVEAGGCLLSQRLRGQLVEAVRRLDGRVLKEVSQGRELLAVLEHHLPPFLLHSSVKSRLLARILA
- the LOC133796593 gene encoding protein AUXIN-REGULATED GENE INVOLVED IN ORGAN SIZE-like produces the protein MDPRRKMEYQYHHHHHHNGSISEPGKEIGNGKGIGIGIGIGIGKVGSGRRSYFSLESLLLLLCLTASLLILPLILPPLPPPPFMLLLLPIAILGVLMILAFMPTATSSSSSSSNLTYRYI